In Mytilus trossulus isolate FHL-02 chromosome 14, PNRI_Mtr1.1.1.hap1, whole genome shotgun sequence, a genomic segment contains:
- the LOC134696818 gene encoding uncharacterized protein LOC134696818, with protein MLPSLAPVRKSWNSSPKSKSVADTTLAQENGTAFSTPVALDTTAHAHELKKKDKELLNILKKHKPEDADIDKIKINKELDDAINGLQANIENDIDSLKAHKEMNLCLINNIKKEHTVLIDEKYYIEKQLELASRSCSGQNKRRSKEVDGLIIAYDKLDQKERSARRRIAILKAELSLIILKLDVSNSKEEKPIVPPLDLSKLGEGKVLPPFKNAPKAPKKGMNRNSLAKENHTDISTGNKRRMKDQEPKNKTGSLNGVRNQPDKKTVRQVIYKNKPVLTRTDEGTQLKVLIKLPDIVKGSQMMDKSKILPKQSCESRKNAPRRAARKPTNQQRPTFCF; from the exons ATGTTACCTTCTCTAGCCCCAGTGCGCAAATCTTGGAATTCATCACCTAAGAGTAAAAGTGTAGCTGACACGACCCTTGCTCAGGAAAATG GAACTGCATTTAGTACTCCTGTAGCTCTTGATACAACTGCACATGCCCATGAACTCAAAAAGAAGGATAAAGA ATTACTGAATATTTTGAAGAAGCATAAACCTGAAGATGCTGatattgataaaatcaaaatcaataaggAACTGGATGATGCTATAAACGGTCTCCAGGCtaacattgaaaatgatattgACAGTTTAAAAGCACATAAGGAAATGAACCTATGTCTGATAAATAATATCAAGAAAGAACACACAGTTCTCATAGATGAGAAGTACTACATCGAGAAACAGCTGGAATTGGCTAGTAGAAGTTGCAGTGGGCAGAACAAACGTAGGAGCAAAGAGGTTGACGGACTGATCATTGCATATGATAAATTGGATCAGAAGGAGAGAAGCGCAAGAAGGCGCATTGCTATTTTGAAAGCTGAGCTTTCCCTCATAATCTTAAAGCTAGATGTGTCAAATTCTAAGGAGGAAAAGCCTATTGTTCCTCCTCTTGATCTGTCAAAACTTGGTGAGGGCAAAGTTTTGCCACCATTCAAGAATGCACCAAAAGCACCAAAAAAAGGAATGAACAGAAATTCTTTAGCGAAGGAAAACCATACTGATATCAGCACTGGTAACAAGAGGAGAATGAAGGATCAGgaaccaaaaaataaaactggTTCACTAAATGGTGTAAGGAACCAGCCTGACAAGAAGACTGTCAGACAG GTTATATACAAGAATAAGCCAGTACTAACAAGGACAGATGAGGGCACACAATTAAAGGTTCTGATCAAGCTCCCTGATATTGTCAAAGGTTCTCAAATGATGGATAAATCCAAGATCCTACCAAAGCAATCTTGTGAATCCAGAAAAAATGCACCAAGGCGTGCAGCTAGGAAACCTACTAACCAGCAGAGaccaacattttgtttttag
- the LOC134697818 gene encoding collagen alpha-3(VI) chain-like — translation MGMVTVKCLENFGYFIIFLHIISAEHSFNDIVFAIERSSNVTETEFLHSIDFIYNLTELFAIGQNDTLVSILTFSSSARVEFALNDHENKTSLLEAISSLKSLRTEEVANIPLALNIIQEYILQEQQGARSGANRTIIALVKGRINITYISGIISKDETNVMCIDMDNIETTNALCTVISSFRSKLDDNLNITSTNCVSDDIFNVSQSTSPDDIFNVSQTVSSPLINTEPEHTYDILVIIFASVAIVITGNLIYFTRRFWNTCSNLGSKKRRKNSLEIENNSMLDSISQNN, via the exons ATGGGAATGGTCACTGTCAAATGTTTAGaaaattttggatattttattatttttcttcatatCATTTCAGCTGAACATAGTTTTAACG atattgtgtTTGCAATAGAACGGTCATCGAATGTGACAGAAACCGAATTCCTTCATAGTATCGATTTTATATACAACTTGACGGAGTTGTTCGCCATtggacaaaatgacacattagTTTCTATACTAACTTTTTCGAGCTCTGCTCGAGTAgaatttgctctaaatgatcACGAAAATAAAACATCGCTCTTAGAGGCAATTTCATCCTTGAAAAGTTTGCGAACTGAAGAAGTTGCCAATATCCCTTTGGCCTTAAACATTATCCAGGAATACATTCTACAAGAACAGCAGGGAGCAAGATCTGGTGCCAACAGAACTATAATAGCACTAGTTAAAGGCAGGAttaatattacatacatttctGGAATAATTTCAAAGgatgaaacaaatgttatgTGCATTGACATGGATAATATAGAAACAACAAATGCACTTTGTACAGTTATTTCATCATTTAGGTCAAAATTAG aTGACAATTTGAACATAACATCTACAAATTGTGTGTCTGACGACATTTTTAACGTTAGCCAGTCAACCTCACCAGACGATATTTTCAACGTGAGCCAGACAGTTTCCAGTCCTTTAATAAATACAGAACCTGAACACACTTATG ACATTCTCGTGATAATATTCGCATCAGTTGCCATAGTAATAACTggcaatttaatttattttacaagaagATTTTGGAATAC gTGTTCCAATCTAGGATCAAAGAAAAGGCGAAAGAATTCATTGGAGATTGAAAACAATTCTATGTTGGACTCGATAAGTCAAAACAATTAA